Proteins from a genomic interval of Burkholderia cepacia GG4:
- a CDS encoding DUF899 domain-containing protein, with translation MTNHLTGTRDEWLAARRALLDAEKALTRQSDELARRRQALPWVRVDKAYRFDTEDGPASLDDLFGGRSQLLVYHFMFGPDYKAGCPSCSALADGFDGFAVHLANHDVTLAAVSRAPLAKLLAYRQRMGWHFPWASSDGGEFNFDFNVSFTEAQQRAGDVEYNYARAGHAMDMDPPPAAVAQFAATCGTDAATYSLDRPGMSAFVREDGVVYHTYSTYARGLDGLWGMYQWLDRAPLGRNETGVWWRRHDEYARG, from the coding sequence ATGACGAACCATCTCACCGGAACGCGCGACGAATGGCTGGCTGCGCGCCGCGCGCTGCTCGATGCGGAAAAGGCGTTGACGCGGCAGAGCGACGAGCTCGCGCGACGGCGCCAGGCGCTGCCGTGGGTGCGCGTCGACAAGGCCTACCGGTTCGACACCGAGGACGGCCCTGCGTCGCTCGACGACCTGTTCGGCGGCCGCTCGCAGCTGCTCGTCTATCACTTCATGTTCGGCCCCGACTACAAGGCTGGCTGCCCGTCTTGCTCGGCGCTCGCCGACGGCTTCGACGGTTTTGCGGTCCACCTCGCGAACCACGACGTGACGCTCGCGGCGGTGTCGCGCGCACCGCTCGCGAAGCTGCTGGCGTACCGGCAGCGGATGGGCTGGCATTTTCCGTGGGCGTCGTCGGACGGCGGCGAGTTCAACTTCGACTTCAACGTGTCGTTCACCGAAGCGCAGCAGCGCGCCGGTGACGTTGAATACAACTATGCGCGGGCCGGTCACGCGATGGACATGGACCCGCCGCCGGCCGCCGTCGCCCAGTTCGCGGCGACGTGCGGCACCGACGCCGCCACGTACTCGCTCGACCGGCCGGGGATGAGCGCGTTCGTGCGCGAGGACGGCGTCGTCTATCACACGTATTCCACCTACGCGCGCGGGCTCGACGGGCTGTGGGGGATGTACCAGTGGCTCGATCGCGCGCCGCTCGGGCGCAACGAGACGGGCGTGTGGTGGCGCCGCCATGACGAGTACGCACGCGGTTGA
- a CDS encoding DUF2182 domain-containing protein encodes MSAALKPAVAGAAFGAALVAVFAVAVWATLAQHASLDAMGGMPMAVGWTLSAGWLRPCGWRPGHGFAAFAGMWGAMTVTMMLPVLAPVLWRYRQGLGPLGDARAAWFVVIAGAGYFAVWMAVGAVVFLVGGALAAAATRLLALADAMPFAAGAVVLGAGGLQFSVWKIRRLACCRHVPDAECTRRAGAGAGAAWRYGVQAALRCGACCGNLMAIALAAGAMDLRVMAVVTAAIAAERLAPAGGERGARMLVGGVAIGAGVVMIARAAGQA; translated from the coding sequence ATGAGCGCGGCGCTGAAACCGGCCGTGGCGGGTGCTGCGTTCGGCGCCGCGCTCGTCGCGGTGTTCGCCGTCGCCGTGTGGGCGACGCTCGCGCAGCATGCGTCGCTGGACGCGATGGGCGGCATGCCGATGGCCGTCGGCTGGACGCTGTCGGCGGGGTGGCTGAGGCCGTGCGGATGGCGGCCAGGGCACGGATTCGCCGCGTTCGCCGGCATGTGGGGCGCGATGACCGTGACGATGATGCTGCCGGTGCTGGCGCCGGTGCTGTGGCGATATCGGCAGGGTCTCGGCCCGCTGGGCGACGCGCGCGCGGCATGGTTCGTCGTGATCGCGGGCGCCGGGTATTTCGCGGTGTGGATGGCCGTCGGTGCGGTGGTGTTTCTCGTCGGAGGTGCATTGGCGGCCGCCGCGACGCGGCTGCTCGCGCTCGCCGATGCAATGCCGTTTGCTGCCGGCGCGGTCGTGCTCGGGGCCGGGGGACTGCAGTTTTCCGTCTGGAAGATACGCCGGCTTGCCTGCTGCCGGCACGTGCCGGACGCCGAGTGCACGCGGCGGGCGGGAGCCGGCGCGGGGGCTGCGTGGCGGTACGGCGTGCAGGCTGCGCTACGTTGCGGCGCTTGCTGCGGGAACCTGATGGCCATCGCCCTGGCGGCCGGCGCGATGGACCTGCGGGTGATGGCCGTCGTGACGGCCGCGATTGCCGCCGAGCGGCTGGCGCCGGCCGGCGGCGAGCGCGGCGCGCGGATGCTCGTCGGGGGCGTTGCGATCGGCGCCGGTGTCGTGATGATCGCGCGTGCGGCCGGGCAGGCCTAG
- the guaB gene encoding IMP dehydrogenase gives MRLIQKALTFDDVLLVPAFSDVLPRDTSLKTKLTRNISLNMPLVSAAMDTVTEGRLAIAMAQQGGVGIVHKNLTPAEQAREVAKVKRFESGVVRDPITVPPQMKVRDVIALSRQHGISGFPVVEGPQLVGIVTNRDLRFESRLDEPVKSIMTPRERLVTVKEGTPLAEAKALMHSHRLERVLVVNDAFELRGLMTVKDITKQTEHPDACKDEHGKLRAGAAVGVGPDNEERVELLVQAGVDVIVVDTAHGHSKGVLERVRWVKQNYPHVEVIGGNIATAAAAKALVEYGADAVKVGIGPGSICTTRIVAGVGVPQISAIANVSDALRGTGVPCIADGGIRFSGDVSKALAAGANAVMMGSMFAGTEEAPGDVFLYQGRQYKSYRGMGSVGAMKDGAADRYFQDNSANIDKLVPEGIEGRVAYKGSVNAILFQLVGGVRASMGYCGCKTIDELHEKAEFVQITAAGMRESHVHDVQITKEAPNYHVD, from the coding sequence ATGCGTCTGATCCAAAAAGCACTCACTTTCGATGACGTGCTCCTCGTTCCCGCCTTCTCCGACGTTCTCCCGCGCGACACCAGCCTGAAGACCAAGCTGACCCGCAACATCTCCCTGAACATGCCGCTCGTGTCCGCCGCGATGGACACGGTCACCGAAGGTCGCCTCGCGATCGCGATGGCGCAGCAGGGTGGTGTCGGTATCGTCCACAAGAACCTCACGCCGGCCGAGCAGGCCCGCGAGGTCGCGAAGGTCAAGCGTTTCGAATCGGGCGTCGTCCGCGACCCGATCACGGTCCCGCCGCAGATGAAGGTGCGCGACGTGATCGCGCTGTCGCGTCAGCATGGCATCTCGGGTTTCCCGGTCGTCGAAGGCCCGCAGCTGGTCGGCATCGTCACGAACCGCGACCTGCGCTTCGAATCGCGCCTCGATGAGCCGGTCAAGTCGATCATGACGCCGCGCGAGCGTCTCGTCACGGTCAAGGAAGGCACGCCGCTCGCCGAAGCGAAGGCGCTGATGCACAGCCACCGCCTCGAGCGCGTGCTGGTCGTCAACGACGCGTTCGAACTGCGCGGCCTGATGACCGTCAAGGACATCACGAAGCAGACCGAGCACCCGGATGCGTGCAAGGACGAACACGGCAAGCTGCGCGCAGGCGCGGCAGTCGGCGTCGGCCCCGACAACGAAGAGCGCGTCGAGCTGCTGGTGCAGGCCGGCGTCGACGTGATCGTCGTCGATACCGCGCACGGCCACAGCAAGGGCGTGCTCGAGCGCGTGCGCTGGGTCAAGCAGAACTATCCGCACGTCGAGGTGATCGGCGGCAACATCGCGACGGCCGCTGCCGCCAAGGCGCTCGTCGAATACGGCGCGGACGCGGTCAAGGTCGGCATCGGCCCGGGCTCGATCTGCACGACGCGGATCGTCGCGGGCGTCGGCGTGCCGCAGATCAGCGCGATCGCGAACGTGTCCGACGCGCTGCGCGGCACCGGCGTGCCGTGCATCGCCGACGGCGGCATCCGCTTCTCGGGCGACGTGTCGAAGGCCCTCGCGGCCGGCGCGAACGCGGTGATGATGGGCAGCATGTTCGCGGGCACCGAAGAGGCGCCGGGCGACGTGTTCCTGTACCAGGGCCGCCAGTACAAGTCGTACCGTGGCATGGGTTCGGTCGGCGCGATGAAGGACGGCGCGGCAGACCGCTACTTCCAGGACAACTCGGCGAACATCGACAAGCTCGTGCCGGAAGGCATCGAAGGCCGCGTCGCGTACAAGGGCTCGGTCAACGCGATCCTGTTCCAGCTGGTCGGCGGCGTGCGTGCCAGCATGGGCTACTGCGGCTGCAAGACGATCGACGAGCTGCACGAGAAGGCCGAATTCGTCCAGATCACCGCGGCGGGCATGCGCGAGTCGCACGTGCACGACGTGCAGATCACGAAGGAAGCGCCGAACTACCACGTGGACTGA
- the guaA gene encoding glutamine-hydrolyzing GMP synthase — protein sequence MHDKILILDFGSQVTQLIARRVREAHVYCEIHPNDVSDDFVREFAPKAVILSGSHASTYEDHQLRAPQAVWDLGVPVLGICYGMQTMAVQLGGKVEWSDHREFGYAEMRAHGHTRLLDGIEDFTTAEGHGMLKVWMSHGDKVAELPPGFALMASTPSCPIAGMADEARGYYAVQFHPEVTHTVKGRQIIERFVLQIAGAKPDWIMKNHIEEAVAKIREQVGDEEVILGLSGGVDSSVAAALIHRAIGDQLTCVFVDHGLLRLNEGKMVLDMFEGRLHAKVVHVDASEQFLGHLAGVTDPEAKRKIIGREFVEVFQAEAQKLSKAKWLAQGTIYPDVVESGGTKTKKATTIKSHHNVGGLPETLGLKLLEPLRDLFKDEVRELGVALGLPPEMVYRHPFPGPGLGVRILGEVKREYADLLRRADAIFIEELRNTTATAQDAAAGLCGDADVGKSWYDLTSQAFAVFLPVKSVGVMGDGRTYDYVTSLRAVQTTDFMTAHWAHLPYALLGRASNRIINEVRGINRVVYDISGKPPATIEWE from the coding sequence ATGCACGACAAAATCCTGATTCTCGACTTCGGTTCGCAAGTCACCCAATTGATCGCGCGGCGCGTGCGCGAAGCGCACGTCTACTGCGAAATCCACCCGAACGACGTGTCCGACGACTTCGTCCGCGAGTTCGCGCCGAAGGCGGTGATCCTGTCGGGCAGCCACGCGAGCACGTACGAAGACCACCAGCTGCGCGCGCCGCAGGCCGTGTGGGATCTCGGCGTGCCGGTGCTCGGCATCTGCTACGGCATGCAGACGATGGCCGTGCAGCTCGGCGGCAAGGTCGAGTGGAGCGACCATCGCGAATTCGGCTACGCGGAAATGCGCGCGCACGGCCACACGCGCCTGCTCGACGGCATCGAGGATTTCACGACGGCCGAAGGCCACGGGATGCTGAAGGTCTGGATGAGCCACGGCGACAAGGTTGCCGAGCTGCCGCCGGGCTTCGCGCTGATGGCGTCGACGCCGAGCTGCCCGATCGCCGGCATGGCCGACGAGGCGCGCGGCTACTACGCGGTGCAGTTCCACCCGGAAGTCACGCACACCGTGAAGGGCCGCCAGATCATCGAACGCTTCGTGCTGCAGATCGCCGGCGCGAAGCCCGACTGGATCATGAAGAATCACATCGAGGAAGCCGTCGCGAAGATTCGCGAGCAGGTCGGTGACGAGGAAGTGATTCTCGGCCTGTCCGGCGGTGTCGATTCGAGCGTCGCGGCTGCGCTGATCCATCGCGCGATCGGCGACCAGCTGACCTGCGTGTTCGTCGACCACGGCCTGCTGCGCCTGAACGAAGGCAAGATGGTGCTCGACATGTTCGAGGGCCGCCTGCATGCGAAGGTCGTGCACGTCGACGCGTCCGAGCAGTTCCTCGGCCACCTGGCCGGCGTGACCGATCCGGAAGCGAAGCGCAAGATCATCGGCCGCGAGTTCGTCGAGGTGTTCCAGGCCGAGGCGCAGAAGCTGTCGAAGGCGAAGTGGCTCGCGCAGGGCACGATCTACCCGGACGTGGTCGAATCGGGCGGCACGAAGACGAAGAAGGCGACGACGATCAAGAGCCACCACAACGTCGGCGGCCTGCCGGAAACGCTCGGCCTGAAGCTGCTCGAGCCGCTGCGCGACCTGTTCAAGGACGAAGTGCGCGAGCTGGGCGTCGCGCTCGGCCTGCCGCCGGAGATGGTGTATCGCCATCCGTTCCCGGGCCCGGGCCTCGGCGTGCGGATTCTCGGCGAAGTGAAGCGCGAGTACGCGGACCTGCTGCGTCGCGCGGACGCGATCTTCATCGAGGAGCTGCGCAACACGACCGCGACCGCGCAGGATGCGGCAGCGGGCCTGTGCGGCGACGCGGATGTCGGCAAGAGCTGGTACGACCTGACGAGCCAGGCGTTCGCGGTGTTCCTGCCGGTGAAGTCGGTCGGCGTGATGGGCGATGGCCGTACGTACGACTACGTGACGTCGCTGCGCGCGGTGCAGACCACCGACTTCATGACCGCGCACTGGGCGCACCTGCCGTACGCGCTGCTCGGCCGCGCGTCGAACCGGATCATCAACGAGGTGCGCGGCATCAACCGCGTGGTGTACGACATCTCGGGCAAGCCGCCGGCGACGATCGAGTGGGAGTGA
- a CDS encoding DJ-1/PfpI family protein produces the protein MEFALKDIALVAFDQFTDLDLFLMWDILGRNTADWRVRILGAQPVLRSAHGLAIPVHGPLEDANRADAVLFSSGRQGIPAALANPDFLPSFDLDPARQTIGSICAGAFVLERLGLLPGGRATTHPDARRGLMDRGLQVPDQPLVCHGNVATAGGCVAALYLTGWLVESMFDADKRRETLLPVLPAGQRALYEDIIELSIRQGKGQASGSIRMIDAGGHVLP, from the coding sequence ATGGAGTTCGCGTTGAAAGACATCGCGCTCGTTGCATTCGACCAGTTCACCGACCTCGACCTGTTCCTGATGTGGGACATTCTCGGTCGCAACACCGCGGACTGGCGTGTCCGGATTCTCGGCGCGCAGCCGGTGCTGCGTTCCGCACATGGTCTGGCCATCCCCGTTCACGGCCCGCTCGAGGACGCCAATCGCGCCGACGCCGTGCTGTTTTCGAGCGGCAGGCAAGGCATACCGGCCGCGCTCGCGAACCCGGATTTCCTGCCGTCGTTCGATCTCGATCCGGCGCGCCAGACCATCGGATCGATCTGCGCGGGCGCCTTCGTCCTCGAGCGGCTCGGACTCTTGCCGGGCGGCCGGGCAACGACGCACCCCGACGCGCGACGCGGCCTGATGGATCGCGGGCTGCAGGTGCCGGACCAGCCGCTGGTGTGCCACGGCAACGTCGCGACGGCAGGCGGATGCGTGGCGGCGCTCTATCTGACGGGATGGCTCGTGGAATCGATGTTCGATGCGGACAAGCGGCGCGAGACGTTGCTGCCGGTCCTGCCCGCCGGACAACGGGCACTTTACGAGGACATCATCGAACTCAGCATTCGACAAGGAAAGGGGCAGGCTTCGGGATCGATCAGGATGATCGATGCCGGCGGCCACGTGCTGCCATAG
- a CDS encoding TetR/AcrR family transcriptional regulator, producing MRTLTRNDWIAAGFDALDGEGHAGISAESLARRLNVTRGSFYHHFRNREDFVRTLLTAWENDYTARMLAYAADGRSAGDTLTRYLRIAAEKRPGREVAIRAWALQDALVAEFQQRVDATRLAFAVETSRRWVRMPGEAEIVGQVAHLCLIGGQQAGLRRDAERFNHFMQRAFTVAERMLPRRRA from the coding sequence ATGCGCACACTGACTCGAAACGACTGGATCGCAGCGGGCTTCGACGCCCTCGATGGGGAAGGGCATGCGGGCATTTCGGCCGAGAGTCTCGCACGACGGCTGAACGTGACCCGCGGCTCGTTCTATCACCACTTCCGGAATCGGGAGGACTTCGTCAGGACGTTGCTGACCGCGTGGGAGAACGACTACACGGCACGCATGCTTGCCTACGCGGCGGACGGCCGCAGTGCGGGCGACACGCTGACGCGTTACCTGCGCATCGCTGCAGAGAAGCGACCGGGACGCGAAGTGGCGATCCGCGCATGGGCATTGCAGGACGCGCTGGTTGCGGAATTCCAGCAGCGCGTCGATGCCACGCGCCTCGCATTCGCGGTCGAGACGTCCCGTCGGTGGGTCCGCATGCCGGGCGAAGCCGAGATCGTGGGGCAGGTCGCGCACCTGTGTCTGATTGGCGGCCAGCAGGCCGGACTGCGGCGAGACGCCGAGCGGTTCAATCACTTCATGCAGCGTGCGTTCACGGTCGCCGAGCGCATGCTGCCGCGCCGACGCGCGTAG
- a CDS encoding DnaJ family domain-containing protein — protein MRLLDALVEQRIAAAAARGEFDDLPGTGAPQALDDDLLVPEEVRVANRILKNAGFVPPAVEQLRALRNLQDELQAVSDRAARCRLQAKILALDMALESLRGGPMVMPRDYCRRIAERLCERGLDDVSAEAGPM, from the coding sequence ATGAGACTGCTTGACGCACTGGTCGAACAACGCATCGCCGCCGCCGCCGCGCGGGGCGAGTTCGACGATTTGCCGGGTACCGGCGCGCCCCAGGCGCTGGATGACGACCTGCTCGTACCCGAGGAGGTGCGGGTGGCCAACCGTATCCTGAAGAATGCGGGCTTCGTGCCGCCGGCCGTCGAGCAACTGCGCGCGCTGCGCAACCTGCAGGACGAACTGCAGGCGGTCAGCGACCGTGCCGCGCGCTGCCGGCTGCAGGCGAAGATCCTCGCGCTCGACATGGCACTCGAATCGCTGCGCGGAGGCCCGATGGTGATGCCGCGCGACTATTGCCGGCGCATCGCGGAACGTCTGTGCGAGCGCGGGCTCGACGATGTTTCCGCCGAAGCGGGGCCGATGTGA
- the tadA gene encoding tRNA adenosine(34) deaminase TadA: MSADALSDAAAEAAAACHSPAAAPEAAPEAAPVSARDLHFMRLAQAAAEEARAAGEVPVGAVLVRGNEVIARGFNHPIGGHDPSAHAEMAALRMAAQHLQNYRMPGCELYVTLEPCLMCAGAIMHARIARVVYGAADPKTGACGSVIDAFANPQLNHHTDVTGGVLADECGAALKSFFAERRRALREARLARDAESGAS, translated from the coding sequence GTGAGCGCCGACGCGCTGAGCGACGCAGCAGCCGAAGCCGCTGCCGCTTGCCATTCTCCTGCTGCCGCACCGGAAGCCGCACCGGAAGCCGCGCCGGTGTCGGCGCGCGACCTGCACTTCATGCGTCTTGCGCAGGCCGCCGCCGAAGAGGCGCGCGCGGCCGGTGAAGTGCCGGTCGGCGCGGTGCTGGTGCGCGGCAACGAAGTGATCGCACGCGGTTTCAACCATCCGATCGGCGGACACGATCCGTCGGCCCACGCGGAAATGGCCGCGCTGCGCATGGCCGCGCAGCATCTGCAGAATTACCGGATGCCCGGCTGCGAACTGTACGTGACGCTCGAGCCGTGCCTGATGTGCGCGGGCGCGATCATGCACGCGCGCATCGCGCGGGTGGTCTACGGCGCCGCCGATCCGAAGACGGGCGCGTGCGGCAGCGTGATCGACGCGTTCGCGAATCCTCAGCTCAATCACCATACCGACGTGACCGGCGGCGTGCTCGCCGACGAGTGCGGCGCCGCGCTGAAGTCGTTCTTCGCGGAGCGCCGCCGCGCGCTGCGTGAAGCACGGCTGGCCCGCGACGCCGAATCCGGCGCGTCATGA
- the ldcA gene encoding muramoyltetrapeptide carboxypeptidase, producing MSFQPAASYTIRLLAPSGYPHDPDAINRALERLSGAQHRIENLDATQRRFQRFGGTDGERAGDLNRLADPERPLPDIALAVRGGYGAARILHGLDYRGLERRLRDQPIALVGHSDFTAIQLALYAKARIKTFGGPMLSADFGAETPSDFTMRHFWKTLSQPTATIITEAPQVQTVNVTGTLWGGNLAILTSLVGTPYMPDIDGGILFVEDVNEQPFRIERMIYQLHLSGLLARQQALVLGQFTGARPFEYDNGYDMQAMIEQVRSVIGIPVVTGLQFGHVPDLLTLPFGAQAQLVANAHGFRLTLSDYPHLG from the coding sequence ATGTCCTTCCAGCCCGCCGCGTCCTACACCATCCGCCTGCTGGCGCCGTCCGGTTATCCGCACGACCCCGACGCGATCAATCGCGCGCTCGAGCGCCTGAGCGGCGCGCAGCACCGCATCGAGAACCTCGACGCGACGCAGCGCCGCTTTCAGCGTTTCGGCGGCACCGACGGTGAGCGGGCAGGCGACCTGAACCGCCTGGCCGACCCCGAGCGGCCGCTGCCGGATATCGCGCTCGCGGTGCGCGGCGGCTACGGCGCCGCGCGCATCCTGCACGGGCTCGACTATCGCGGCCTCGAACGCCGCTTGCGCGATCAGCCGATCGCGCTCGTCGGCCACAGCGACTTCACCGCGATCCAACTCGCGCTGTATGCGAAGGCGCGCATCAAGACCTTCGGCGGCCCGATGCTGTCCGCCGACTTCGGCGCGGAAACGCCGAGCGACTTCACGATGCGGCATTTCTGGAAGACGCTGTCGCAGCCGACCGCGACGATCATCACCGAAGCACCGCAGGTGCAAACCGTGAACGTGACGGGCACGCTGTGGGGCGGCAACCTCGCGATCCTCACGTCGCTCGTCGGCACGCCGTACATGCCCGACATCGACGGCGGCATCCTGTTCGTCGAGGACGTCAACGAACAGCCGTTCCGGATCGAACGGATGATCTACCAGTTGCACCTGTCGGGGCTGCTCGCGCGCCAGCAGGCGCTCGTGCTCGGCCAGTTCACGGGCGCGCGGCCGTTCGAGTACGACAACGGCTACGACATGCAGGCGATGATCGAGCAGGTGCGCTCGGTGATCGGCATTCCGGTCGTCACGGGGCTGCAGTTCGGCCATGTGCCCGACTTGCTGACGCTGCCGTTCGGCGCGCAGGCGCAGCTCGTCGCGAATGCGCACGGTTTCCGGCTCACGCTGTCGGACTATCCGCATCTCGGCTGA
- a CDS encoding GntR family transcriptional regulator, which produces MQNMNESDTPPSGAAGPEAIAERIRTAILEHRLAPGAKLTEAQLCDVFGVKRGTIRQALSQLAADKLVDLEPNRGAFVASPTLQDVHEVFEMRRIIELAVVERLATGPGAKRLKGVAALIDKERKAFERHDFAAWIRLSGEFHTALAALTGNATLCECLDGLVARSTLMSALYESHGRSPCSCDDHDEILTALEAGDSKRAVTLMAHHLQHVELKMLDRPAQGQVDLREVFGGA; this is translated from the coding sequence ATGCAGAACATGAACGAGTCCGATACCCCCCCGTCCGGCGCAGCCGGTCCCGAAGCGATCGCCGAGCGGATCCGCACCGCGATCCTCGAGCATCGGCTCGCGCCCGGCGCGAAGCTGACGGAAGCGCAGCTCTGCGACGTGTTCGGCGTGAAGCGCGGGACGATTCGGCAGGCGCTCTCGCAGCTCGCGGCCGACAAGCTGGTCGATCTCGAGCCGAACCGCGGTGCGTTCGTCGCGAGTCCGACGCTGCAGGACGTGCACGAGGTGTTCGAGATGCGCCGGATCATCGAGCTGGCTGTGGTCGAGCGGCTCGCGACCGGGCCGGGCGCGAAGCGGCTGAAGGGCGTCGCCGCGCTGATCGACAAGGAACGCAAGGCGTTCGAGCGGCACGATTTCGCGGCCTGGATCCGTCTGTCGGGTGAATTCCATACGGCGCTCGCGGCGCTGACGGGCAATGCGACGCTCTGCGAGTGCCTCGACGGGCTCGTCGCACGCTCGACGCTGATGTCGGCGCTGTACGAATCGCACGGGCGCAGCCCGTGCTCGTGCGACGACCACGACGAGATCCTGACCGCGCTGGAAGCGGGCGATTCGAAGCGGGCGGTGACGCTGATGGCGCACCACCTGCAGCATGTCGAACTGAAGATGCTGGACCGGCCCGCGCAAGGGCAGGTCGATTTGCGCGAAGTGTTCGGCGGCGCCTGA
- a CDS encoding NCS1 family nucleobase:cation symporter-1 encodes MAQFSVAHDSAYPAEQGGEGGGPALPDGYSQRLYNEDLAPLKNQTWGSYNIFAFWMSDVHSVGGYVFAGSLFALGLTSWQVLIALIVGITIVNRLCNLIARPSQQVGVPYPVACRATFGVLGANVPAVIRGLIAIAWYGIQTYLASSALVIVVLKFFPQWLPYADVHRYGFLGLSAVGWAGFMLLWVLQAFVFWNGMETIKKFIDFAGPAVYVVMFILAGYMVWRAGWRNIGINLGGVKYHGAAVIPVMITAVSLVVSYFSGPMLNFGDFSRYCRSFGEVKRGNFWGLPVNFLAFSLVTVITTAATLPVFGELITDPVETVGRIDHPTAVILGALTFTIATIGINIVANFVSPAFDFSNVAPRLISWRAGGMLAAVASIFITPWNLFNNPAVIHYTLDVLGAFIGPLYGVLIADFYLVKRGRIVRDDLYTMSERGSYWYTGGVNRRALAALLPAAVIAVVCVMVPGWQAAANFSWFIGAGLGFLFYRLLVSTKA; translated from the coding sequence ATGGCTCAGTTCAGTGTGGCGCACGACAGCGCGTACCCGGCGGAACAAGGCGGCGAGGGCGGCGGCCCCGCGTTGCCGGACGGCTACAGTCAACGTCTGTACAACGAAGATTTGGCACCCCTAAAAAATCAGACATGGGGTTCGTACAACATCTTCGCGTTCTGGATGTCGGACGTGCACAGCGTGGGTGGCTACGTGTTCGCGGGCAGCCTGTTCGCGCTCGGGCTGACGAGCTGGCAGGTGCTGATCGCGCTGATCGTCGGCATCACGATCGTGAACCGGTTGTGCAACCTGATCGCGCGGCCGAGCCAGCAGGTCGGCGTGCCGTATCCGGTGGCGTGCCGCGCGACGTTCGGCGTGCTCGGCGCGAACGTGCCGGCCGTGATCCGCGGGCTGATCGCGATCGCGTGGTACGGCATCCAGACCTATCTCGCGTCCAGCGCGCTCGTGATCGTCGTGCTGAAGTTCTTCCCGCAATGGCTGCCGTACGCGGACGTGCATCGCTACGGCTTCCTCGGGCTGTCGGCGGTCGGCTGGGCCGGCTTCATGCTGCTGTGGGTGCTGCAGGCGTTCGTGTTCTGGAACGGGATGGAGACGATCAAGAAGTTCATCGACTTCGCGGGCCCGGCCGTCTACGTCGTGATGTTCATCCTGGCCGGCTACATGGTGTGGCGCGCGGGCTGGCGCAACATCGGCATCAACCTCGGCGGCGTCAAGTATCACGGCGCGGCAGTGATTCCGGTGATGATCACGGCCGTGTCGCTCGTCGTGTCGTACTTCTCCGGGCCGATGCTGAATTTCGGCGACTTCTCGCGCTACTGCCGCTCGTTTGGCGAAGTGAAGCGCGGCAACTTCTGGGGGCTGCCGGTCAACTTCCTCGCGTTCTCGCTCGTCACGGTGATCACCACCGCCGCGACGCTGCCGGTGTTCGGCGAGCTCATCACCGATCCCGTCGAGACGGTCGGCCGCATCGACCATCCGACCGCGGTGATCCTCGGCGCGCTCACCTTCACGATTGCGACGATCGGCATCAACATCGTCGCGAACTTCGTGTCGCCCGCGTTCGACTTCTCGAACGTCGCGCCGCGGCTGATCAGCTGGCGCGCGGGCGGGATGCTCGCGGCCGTCGCGTCGATCTTCATCACGCCGTGGAACCTGTTTAACAACCCGGCCGTGATCCACTACACGCTCGACGTGCTCGGCGCATTCATCGGTCCGCTGTACGGCGTGCTGATCGCCGACTTCTACCTCGTCAAGCGCGGCCGGATCGTGCGCGACGACCTGTACACGATGTCGGAGCGCGGCAGCTACTGGTACACGGGCGGCGTGAACCGCCGCGCGCTCGCCGCGCTGCTGCCGGCCGCGGTGATCGCCGTCGTCTGCGTGATGGTGCCGGGCTGGCAGGCCGCCGCGAACTTCTCGTGGTTCATCGGCGCGGGGCTCGGCTTCCTGTTCTACCGGCTGCTCGTGAGCACGAAGGCCTGA